A single genomic interval of Cataglyphis hispanica isolate Lineage 1 chromosome 25, ULB_Chis1_1.0, whole genome shotgun sequence harbors:
- the LOC126858461 gene encoding NADH dehydrogenase (ubiquinone) complex I, assembly factor 6 isoform X2 has translation MTKLSSIIEQSGRLQLRRINTTVAKEKQTPSEYCLQLVRKNDYENFLCTLLLPHSIKSAAFAIRAFNVEVAQVEDQVSDNKIGAMRLQFWTDALNNIYNNEPPRSPVSLELHRILQRHKLSKHYFKRLIDARLNKLSNSIFVDLESLEKYCDYTSSSIYFLLLEAYGTANVNADHVASHFGKAHGLITSIRSVPYNARKRVMILPQDILLKNSVSSESVFQGQPSAGLKEAVFEVASCAKQHLNVRHLKRQWRKILTRYFYQ, from the exons ATGACTAAATTGTCATCGATTATTGAACAAAGTGGGCGATTGCAATTACGGCGTATAAACACGACTGttgcaaaagaaaaacaaacacCATCCGAATATTGTTTGCAATTAGTTAG GAAAAATGATTATGAGAACTTTCTGTGTACATTATTACTTCCGCATAGTATTAAATCGGCGGCATTTGCTATACGCGCCTTTAATGTCGAAGTGGCTCAAGTGGAGGATCAAGTGAGCGACAATAAGATAGGAGCTATGCGATTGCAATTTTGGACAGATgcactaaataatatttataacaatgaaCCACCTAGAAGCCCTGTATCGCTGGAATTACACAGG ATTCTTCAGCGACACAAGCTTTCTAAACATTATTTCAAACGCTTGATCGACgctcgtttaaataaattaagtaattcGATATTTGTGGATTTGGAATCGCTCGAAAAGTATTGCGATTATACATCATCGTCGATATATTTCCTACTCCTGGAGGCATATGGTACGGCAAACGTCAACGCTGATCATGTGGCCAGTCATTTCGGCAAAGCGCATGGTTTAATTACTTCGATACGGTCTGTACCGTATAACGCTCGTAAACGAGTTATGATATTGCCAcaggatattttattgaagaacAGCGTCTCCTCAGAATCCGTCTTTCAGGGACAGCCAAGCGCTGGACTTAAAGAAGCAGTATTCGAAGTCGCGTCTTGCGCCAAACAACATCTAAACGTG CGTCACTTAAAAAGACAATGGAGAAAGATTTTAACACGATATTTCTACCAGTAG
- the LOC126858461 gene encoding NADH dehydrogenase (ubiquinone) complex I, assembly factor 6 isoform X1: MTKLSSIIEQSGRLQLRRINTTVAKEKQTPSEYCLQLVRKNDYENFLCTLLLPHSIKSAAFAIRAFNVEVAQVEDQVSDNKIGAMRLQFWTDALNNIYNNEPPRSPVSLELHRILQRHKLSKHYFKRLIDARLNKLSNSIFVDLESLEKYCDYTSSSIYFLLLEAYGTANVNADHVASHFGKAHGLITSIRSVPYNARKRVMILPQDILLKNSVSSESVFQGQPSAGLKEAVFEVASCAKQHLNVVASLKKTMEKDFNTIFLPVVCIENYLEELRKVDFDVFHPTLQRRKGFLPLQLLWRKLWS; the protein is encoded by the exons ATGACTAAATTGTCATCGATTATTGAACAAAGTGGGCGATTGCAATTACGGCGTATAAACACGACTGttgcaaaagaaaaacaaacacCATCCGAATATTGTTTGCAATTAGTTAG GAAAAATGATTATGAGAACTTTCTGTGTACATTATTACTTCCGCATAGTATTAAATCGGCGGCATTTGCTATACGCGCCTTTAATGTCGAAGTGGCTCAAGTGGAGGATCAAGTGAGCGACAATAAGATAGGAGCTATGCGATTGCAATTTTGGACAGATgcactaaataatatttataacaatgaaCCACCTAGAAGCCCTGTATCGCTGGAATTACACAGG ATTCTTCAGCGACACAAGCTTTCTAAACATTATTTCAAACGCTTGATCGACgctcgtttaaataaattaagtaattcGATATTTGTGGATTTGGAATCGCTCGAAAAGTATTGCGATTATACATCATCGTCGATATATTTCCTACTCCTGGAGGCATATGGTACGGCAAACGTCAACGCTGATCATGTGGCCAGTCATTTCGGCAAAGCGCATGGTTTAATTACTTCGATACGGTCTGTACCGTATAACGCTCGTAAACGAGTTATGATATTGCCAcaggatattttattgaagaacAGCGTCTCCTCAGAATCCGTCTTTCAGGGACAGCCAAGCGCTGGACTTAAAGAAGCAGTATTCGAAGTCGCGTCTTGCGCCAAACAACATCTAAACGTG GTAGCGTCACTTAAAAAGACAATGGAGAAAGATTTTAACACGATATTTCTACCAGTAGtttgtatagaaaattatttagaggaaCTGCGAAAAGTCGACTTTGATGTTTTCCATCCGACTTTACAGAGAAGAAAGGGTTTTCTTCCATTACAATTACTTTGGAGAAAGTTATGgtcttaa
- the LOC126858476 gene encoding uncharacterized protein C16orf52 homolog A, with amino-acid sequence MDKLTIISGILFLLADISAIISIAMPDWIITDVGGDTRLGLMWSCMTLYNRPQVCYKSDLQSEWLMALVCIFVGCILITATIILLVISHWDRSVIPYARWVGFGAMVLFCHAAVIFPMGFHIDEIGGQPYQLPNSHQVGIAYILFVLALWITVISELFAGKVCLPHF; translated from the exons ATGGACAAGTTGACTATCATCTCGGGAATACTGTTCCTACTGGCAGATATCTCTGCCATAATAAGCATTGCCATGCCAGATTGGATCATCACCGATGTCGGCG GTGATACAAGACTGGGTCTCATGTGGTCATGTATGACCTTGTATAACAGACCACAAGTTTGTTACAAGTCAGATCTGCAATCAGAATGGTTGATGGCACTGGTCTGCATATTTGTAGGTTGCATTTTGATAACAGCAACCATAATATTACTGGTCATTTCACATTGGGATCGTAGTGTCATTCCTTATGCACGTTGGGTAGGATTTGGTGCAA TGGTACTATTCTGTCATGCAGCAGTTATATTTCCCATGGGGTTCCACATTGACGAAATTGGTGGGCAACCATATCAATTGCCTAATTCACATCAAGTTGGaatcgcatatattttatttgtcctAGCACTATGGATCACAGTAATCTCTGAACTTTTTGCTGGCAAAGTTTGTTTGCCACATTTTTAG
- the LOC126858425 gene encoding ubiquitin carboxyl-terminal hydrolase 10-A, which yields MVTRSEMDLQFLDLHDLTDKDKHEILTILRSDTTDTLKLPWNATESNNNNVNSATVTEVPAIHQQHWYNAVPPTQTYSQQMMTQLCNDWQAVYNVSTNGHMPFMSGLTYHHPGYNLGVEIQDVNYGRENGRRNNRGRGMRRENYNRAINSTNEVQSGYMGDQAQFHPQIHPIMYIYPDHHSVSTQQHQVAVGQIYYPPPMYSSILHPHPNAQPISSSSHTQATYPPNPPQMDRCVRQSQPVSLEQSNQEIIKQSIVKVQNEHVQSMNKTVNHQVNKNNHDSLQTSIVNNVIATNVNNSTSESVKNMNENTASTKTMASSEKDVKILHNTVWTENCNGTQIDLPCISTNNLVEMNKNGEVDKMFKNEATSNITTIVTQTLPKSVPTKADKSEMNIEENVVLKDAQDNTVEHKIPNDSSVTSNYSSVMPKIPLSEPISTTSATTIPRSYASLLKKDSTETQTLTSYKPTIHIIEQNNSSKIPTEKESTSLNSAPKNQNDSSSMPNIVNDHKILQNGMLQNCYDDPNSYRIGEFLSSYQMDKQTVSLLPRGLINRSNYCYINSILQALLACPPFYNLLKAMPLPKNRGKNSATPLIDNMVKFVREFTPLTEAARMPRKDRVQNKRGEDTVIDIHSGIAFEPSYIYTMLKHTSAAGAFSVEGRQEDAEEFLSCLLNGINDEMLELMKLVNNDQNAITNTENNVGCGHDEEEWQVMGPKNKGAVTRCTEFGRTPLSDIFRGQLRSRVSRAGEQPTDNVQPFFTLQLDVQKAESVKNALEILVGKDQLEGMTCTKTRQQIEAWKQVTLEELPVILILHLKWFVYKFDKYSNGCSKILKSMEFPIDLKIDGKFLSPNTVKKLGPKQKQYKLFAITYHDGKEATKGHYITDAFHIGYGSWVRYDDSAVKSVPESNVLRPTSPRVPYLLYYRRCDTIGNQLNSTKTH from the exons ATGGTCACTCGAAGCGAG aTGGATCTTCAATTTTTGGACTTACATGATTTAACTGACAAAGataaacatgaaatattaacTATCCTCAGATCTGACACTACCGATACTTTAAAATTACCATGGAATGCTACAGaaagtaataacaataatgttaattCTGCTACAGTAACAGAAGTTCCAGCAATTCACCAACAACATTGGTATAATG CTGTGCCACCAACACAAACCTACTCGCAACAGATGATGACACAATTGTGTAATGACTGGCAAGCAGTGTACAATGTTTCTACAAATGGTCATATGCCATTCATGTCAGGACTGACATATCACCATCCTGGATATAATCTCGGTGTCGAGATTCAAGATGTGAATTACGGTAGGGAAAACGGACGCCGCAACAATCGGGGCAGAGGTATGAGAAGAGAGAACTATAATCGAGCAATTAACTCCACTAATGAAGTGCAGTCAGGATACATGGGCGATCAAGCGCAATTTCACCCACAAATACATCCAATCATGTACATTTACCCCGATCATCATTCCGTTTCTACACAACAGCATCAGGTAGCTGTTGGACAAATTTATTACCCACCACCAATGTATTCATCGATCCTTCATCCACATCCAAACGCACAACCAATTTCATCTAGTTCGCACACACAAGCGACTTATCCTCCGAATCCGCCACAGATGGACAGATGTGTACGACAATCACAACCTGTGTCATTGGAACAATCAAACCAAGAAATCATAAAACAATCAATCGTCAAAGTGCAAAATGAACATGTACAAAGCATGAATAAAACAGTAAATCATCAAGTAAACAAGAACAACCACGACTCTTTGCAAACTAGTATTGTTAACAATGTCATTGCCAccaatgtaaataattctaCATCGGAATCTGTCAAGAATATGAACGAAAACACTGCCAGTACAAAAACTATGGCTAGCAGTGagaaagatgtaaaaatattacacaatacTGTATGGACTGAAAATTGCAATGGTACACAAATTGATTTACCATGCATAAGTACTAACAATCTTgttgaaatgaataaaaatggtGAGGTGGATaagatgtttaaaaatgaAGCTACATCTAACATTACAACGATTGTTACACAAACTTTGCCTAAATCTGTCCCTACTAAGGCAGATAAAAGTGAAATGAATATTGAGGAGAATGTTGTACTAAAAGATGCCCAAGATAATACTGTTGAACATAAAATACCGAATGATTCCTCAGTCACATCAAATTACTCATCAGTCATGCCAAAAATTCCATTGTCCGAACCAATATCTACTACATCTGCGACTACAATTCCCAGATCTTATGCTAGccttttgaaaaaagatagcACCGAAACACAGACACTCACATCTTATAAACCGACGATACATATAATTGAGCAGAATAACTCATCAAAAATACCAACTGAAAAGGAATCGACAAGCCTTAATTCCGCACCAAAGAATCAAAACGATTCATCCAGCATGCCAAACATAGTAAACGATCATAAGATCTTGCAGAATGGCATGTTACAGAATTGTTATGATGATCCAAATTCATATAGGATAGGTG aatttttgtCAAGTTATCAAATGGATAAACAGACTGTAAGTTTGTTACCAAGAGGATTAATCAATCGCAGCaactattgttatattaatagtatCTTGCAAGCTTTATTAGCCTGTCCACCATTTTATAATCTACTCAAAGCTATGCCACTTCCTAAAAATCGGGGCAAGAATTCTGCTACTCCCTTGATtgataatat GGTCAAGTTTGTTCGCGAGTTTACACCTTTGACAGAGGCTGCTCGCATGCCCAGAAAAGATAGAGTTCAGAACAAACGAGGAGAAGATACAGTCATAGATATACATAGTGGTATCGCTTTTGAaccatcatatatatatacaatgttaaaGCATACCTCTGCTGCTGGTGCCTTTTCTGTGGAAGGACGGCAAGAAGATGCAGAAGAGTTCCTATCATGTCTTCTAAATGGCATTAATGATGAAATGCTAGAG TTGATGAAATTGGTTAATAATGATCAAAATGCAATCACTAACACAGAGAATAATGTCGGTTGTGGTCATGATGAAGAAGAATGGCAG GTAATGGGGCCAAAAAATAAAGGTGCCGTCACTCGGTGTACAGAGTTTGGAAGAACACCGTTGTCAGACATATTTCGGGGACAATTGCGATCCAGAGTATCAAGAGCAGGAGAACAGCCGACAGATAACGTTCAACCCTTTTTTACGCTACAACTTGATGTGCAA aaAGCTGAGTCCGTAAAAAATGCTCTTGAAATTCTCGTTGGAAAAGATCAATTAGAAGGAATGACATGTACTAAAACAAGGCAACAGATAGAAGCATGGAAACAAGTTACCTTGGAAGAATTGCctgttattcttatattacatttaaaatggtttgtttacaaatttgataaatattccaATGgatgttcaaaaatattgaaaagcaTGGAATTTCCTATAGATCTAAAAATTGATGGCA AATTTTTATCACCAAATACTGTGAAAAAGCTAGGGCCGAAGCAAAAACAgtacaaattatttgcaattacgTATCATGATGGAAAGGAAGCTACCAAAGGTCATTACATCACAGATGCCTTTCACATCGGATATGGATCTTGGGTGAGGTATGATGATAGTGCAGTGAAGAGCGTACCCGAAAGTAATGTGTTGAGGCCCACATCGCCTAGAGTACCTTATCTACTTTACTATCGAAGATGTGACACTATCGGTAACCAATTGAATAGTACTAAAACccattaa
- the LOC126858481 gene encoding barrier-to-autointegration factor, whose protein sequence is MSTTSQKHRNFVAEPMGDKPVTELAGVGEVLGKRLEAAGFDKAYVVLGQYLVLKKNKELFQEWMKDACSANAKQSTDCYQCLTDWCEEFL, encoded by the exons ATGTCAACTACATCACAGAAGCACAGGAATTTTGTGGCAGAGCCAATGGGGGACAAACCTGTGACTGAGCTCGCTGGTGTTGGAGAAGTCTTAGGGAAAAGATTAGAAGCTGCAGGTtttgataaa GCATATGTAGTACTAGGACAATATTTAGtgctaaagaaaaataaggaaTTATTTCAAGAGTGGATGAAGGACGCATGTTCGGCCAATGCAAAACAGTCAACAGATTGTTATCAATGTCTAACTGATTGGTGTGaagaatttttgtaa
- the LOC126858446 gene encoding lariat debranching enzyme, translating to MRIAVEGCAHGELDIIYESIQEIEKIDGRKIDLLICCGDFQATRNLSDLECMAVPDKYKDICTFYKYYSGEKKAPVLTIFIGGNHEASNHLQELPYGGWVAPNIYYLGYAGVVQVAGVRIAGLSGIYKSQHLMQGHYEKPPYTDSTIRSIYHIRNLEVFRLKQLSGKIDIFLSHDWPAGVTKYGDEDALLKRKPFFKDDIESNTLGSPPGMELLERLYPSYWFSAHLHCKFAALIPEKGGARVTKFLALDKCLPKRKFLQILEVRSQEDGLIQLDYDLEWLTILYLTNHLLSVKNNIHYMPGQYGVGRWTYTPTTKEKQTVYKKFNCNLKIPHNFTRTVKPYDPHDTYIRVEQPRLLINDQTTQFCQTLGIDDPSALLQIIASTIPKDNNKSNEMSMETSGEYMSESMEISFEEDSILNSTFQENSKNKYFVDNSPNLFPKSDNDDEYHNSSYNLDTSKSALDDNNVNIPMSVDSASMKDGNGQCVQTEPNCKKFKRRNYSVYSNTL from the exons atgaGGATCGCCGTGGAGGGTTGCGCTCATGGCGAAttggatattatttatgaaagtatacaagagattgaaaaaatagatGGCAGGAAGATAGATTTGCTTATTTGCTGCGGCGATTTTCAAGCTACCAGAAATTTAAGCGATTTAGAATGTATGGCAGTACCGgacaaatataaagatatatgtacattttataa atattattcGGGTGAGAAAAAAGCTCCAGTGTTAACCATTTTTATTGGAGGCAATCATGAAGCATCAAATCATCTTCAGGAACTACCCTATGGAGGATGGGTCGCgcctaatatttattatcttggaTATGCAGGTGTAGTACAAGTGGCTGGAGTTAGAATTGCAGGCCTTTCGGGTATCTATAAGAGCCAACATTTGATGCAAGGGCATTATGAAAAACCTCCATATACTGACAGCACCATTCGGAGTATATATCATATCAGAAATTTGGAAGTCTTTAGATTAAAACag ctctctggcaaaattgatatttttctttcacatgACTGGCCAGCAGGTGTGACAAAATATGGAGATGAAGACGCATTGTTAAAACGAAAACCATTTTTTAA AGATGATATAGAAAGCAATACACTTGGTAGTCCTCCAGGTATGGAATTGTTGGAACGCCTTTATCCGTCTTATTGGTTCTCCGCGCATTTGCATTGTAAATTCGCGGCGCTCATTCCCGAGAAAGGAGGAGCACGAGTAACGAAATTCCTAGCGCTAGACAAATGTCTACCAAAACGGAAATTCCTTCAAATATTGGAAGTACGTTCACAAGAGGACGGTCTGATACAATTGGATTATGATCTTGAATGGTTAACGATACTATACTTAACGAATCACTTATTGAGTGTCAAGAACAATATTCATTACATGCCCGGTCAGTATGGCGTTGGTAGATGGACATACACGCCTACTACGAAAGAGAAACAAACTGTGTACAAGAAATTTAactgcaatttaaaaattcctcACAATTTCACTCGAACCGTTAAGCCATATGATCCACATGATACATACATTCGAGTCGAGCAGCCACGATTGCTGATAAACGATCAGACTACTCAATTTTGCCAGACGCTGGGCATCGACGATCCGTCCGCTTTATTGCAGATCATCGCGAGCACTATTCCAAAAGATAATAACAAGTCAAACGAAATGTCGATGGAGACGTCTGGCGAATACATGTCGGAATCGATGGAGATTTCGTTTGAGGAAGACAGCATACTTAACTCTACCTTTCaggaaaattcgaaaaataaatatttcgtcgACAACTCACCGAATTTGTTTCCAAAAAGCGATAACGATGATGAATATCATAATTCGAGTTACAACTTGGACACGAGTAAAAGCGCCTTGgatgataataatgttaatattccTATGTCTGTGGATTCAGCTTCGATGAAGGATG GTAATGGACAGTGTGTACAAACCGAACCAAATTGCAAGAAATTTAAACGTAGGAATTATTCTGTATACTCTAATACACTTTAA